One part of the Microlunatus elymi genome encodes these proteins:
- a CDS encoding DUF222 domain-containing protein, producing the protein MSESSVAGLGARESLALLSTSRTARRRSECDDLIVVAHYADLHPPQLLEGRPVVRGMERAIRLGGEGTPAVTEFCAVELGAALGLSDRQARELIADVLDLRHRLPRLWELVLRGIAPVDRLREIARRTRTLAAEAARAVDGEVVGYVNSLSSWGRLFDAVDAAILRADPERAKRMAKQARDGRYVKISSRSRYGTRTVSARIDADYAVWMQATIDTLTKTITGPTGLPAEVGDRHCEEPEEFQAQAFGLMGLPLLSTRLLAQQQHPDLFTTEAGQQYDTTTTHHDRHDHDQPHQDDHDHEPGNRGHDETPAGEAGRTAGGKHSHTKDPNHPDWPEDQQPADHCRHPRRNDDAAHGKLPPSTETATGDRETVITDDRESPREHDHESTSRDGYGLLGYEVDHGDLRRVPIPVNPDPRLSRDTAFWLARINPTKLLPKVILHVHITTDTAATGRGVARVEGIGPILATQVRDWLGNGCRIRLQPVLDPADIHPVDAYETPDRMRDALLARTPASCFPNSANRSRSMQADHTIPYVRTGGPSGNAPPGQTGLHNLGPLGETEHRIKTHGGWSVRQPVPGTYVWRTRYGRVVVVNDSGSHDLGDNPFAHAVWHAAVAADTDVGAGMDAGDDHPHRSDLEWAMQRMLEVA; encoded by the coding sequence ATGAGCGAATCGTCGGTGGCGGGTTTGGGGGCGCGGGAGTCTCTCGCGCTGCTGTCGACCTCCCGGACGGCCCGGCGGCGCAGCGAGTGTGACGACCTGATCGTGGTCGCCCATTACGCCGATCTGCACCCACCCCAGCTGCTGGAAGGACGCCCGGTAGTGCGCGGGATGGAACGAGCGATCCGGCTCGGTGGCGAGGGGACGCCGGCGGTGACCGAGTTCTGCGCGGTCGAGTTGGGTGCCGCGCTCGGACTGTCCGATCGGCAGGCGCGGGAGCTGATCGCCGACGTGTTGGATCTGCGGCATCGACTCCCGCGATTGTGGGAATTGGTGCTGCGCGGGATCGCGCCGGTGGACCGGCTGCGGGAGATCGCCCGCCGGACCCGGACCCTGGCAGCCGAGGCGGCGCGGGCGGTCGATGGTGAGGTCGTCGGCTACGTGAACAGTTTGTCGTCGTGGGGCAGGTTGTTCGACGCGGTCGATGCCGCGATCCTGCGCGCCGACCCCGAGCGCGCCAAACGGATGGCCAAGCAAGCCAGAGACGGCCGGTATGTGAAGATCTCAAGCAGGTCGCGGTACGGGACGCGGACGGTGTCGGCCCGAATCGATGCCGACTACGCGGTCTGGATGCAGGCCACCATCGACACCCTGACCAAGACGATCACCGGCCCGACCGGGCTACCGGCCGAGGTCGGAGACCGACACTGTGAAGAACCGGAAGAATTCCAAGCCCAGGCGTTCGGACTGATGGGACTGCCCTTGCTGTCGACCCGACTACTGGCCCAACAACAACACCCCGACCTGTTCACCACCGAGGCTGGCCAGCAGTACGACACGACCACGACGCATCATGATCGGCACGACCATGATCAACCCCATCAGGATGATCATGATCACGAGCCGGGGAACCGCGGCCACGACGAAACACCGGCCGGTGAAGCTGGTCGAACCGCCGGTGGAAAGCATTCGCACACCAAGGACCCGAACCATCCAGACTGGCCCGAAGATCAGCAGCCTGCCGACCACTGCCGGCACCCGCGCAGGAACGACGACGCCGCGCACGGCAAGCTCCCGCCATCCACCGAGACTGCCACCGGAGATCGGGAAACCGTGATCACCGACGATCGCGAGTCTCCGCGCGAGCATGATCACGAGTCGACGAGCCGGGATGGTTACGGTCTGCTCGGCTACGAAGTTGATCATGGTGACCTGCGCCGGGTCCCGATCCCGGTCAATCCCGACCCCCGGTTGAGCAGAGACACGGCGTTCTGGTTGGCCCGAATCAACCCGACCAAACTGCTACCCAAAGTGATCTTGCACGTCCACATCACGACCGACACGGCGGCTACCGGCCGAGGCGTGGCCCGAGTCGAAGGCATCGGACCGATCCTGGCCACCCAGGTCCGGGACTGGCTCGGCAACGGCTGCCGGATCCGGCTGCAACCCGTCCTCGACCCCGCCGACATCCACCCGGTGGACGCCTACGAGACGCCCGACCGAATGCGTGACGCCCTGCTGGCCAGGACCCCGGCCAGTTGTTTCCCTAACTCGGCCAACCGGAGCAGATCGATGCAAGCCGACCACACCATTCCGTACGTGAGAACCGGCGGACCCAGCGGCAACGCCCCACCCGGCCAGACCGGCCTGCACAATCTGGGACCCCTCGGCGAGACCGAGCACCGGATCAAAACCCACGGTGGCTGGTCCGTCAGGCAACCCGTGCCCGGCACCTACGTGTGGCGAACCCGCTACGGCCGGGTCGTGGTCGTCAACGACTCCGGCAGCCACGACCTCGGCGACAACCCCTTCGCTCACGCCGTCTGGCACGCCGCCGTGGCAGCCGACACCGACGTTGGTGCGGGCATGGACGCCGGTGATGATCACCCACACCGCAGCGACCTGGAGTGGGCCATGCAACGGATGTTGGAGGTCGCCTGA
- a CDS encoding serine hydrolase domain-containing protein, which translates to MEETWGRLLGLRSEGGDHPLFPGAVMQWGTDGKIISVQARGWARCYADGEGSLLPESDRIAMRTDTIFDLASISKLFTSIVILQLVEQGKIDLDRAVVDYLPDFTGAGKSAITVRQLLIHTSGFPAEIPLWRLYDDVPARVQGALAAELVVEPGTAYCYSDLNLITLGVMAHRLTGRPLDELVRTGITEPLSMINTGYNPNLLLRPQIAATEYERVPDRGVVWGEVHDENAWSLGGVAGHAGVFSTAADLGKLAECMINRTAYDGGRLLDEELYAEMITNQTPEFGDHDHGLGFEINQPWYMGRLASLHTIGHTGYTGTSLVIDLDRAAYAILLTNRVHPSRTWGKINHARVIAADGLAQLVGRS; encoded by the coding sequence GTGGAGGAGACCTGGGGGCGGTTGCTCGGTCTGCGGAGCGAGGGCGGTGATCATCCGCTGTTTCCCGGCGCGGTGATGCAATGGGGCACCGACGGCAAGATCATCTCGGTCCAGGCCCGCGGGTGGGCGCGCTGCTACGCCGACGGTGAGGGATCGCTGCTGCCGGAGTCGGACCGGATCGCGATGCGGACGGACACTATCTTCGACCTGGCCTCGATCTCGAAGCTGTTCACCTCGATCGTGATCTTGCAGCTGGTCGAGCAGGGCAAGATCGATCTTGATCGGGCGGTGGTCGACTACCTGCCCGACTTCACGGGTGCGGGCAAGTCGGCGATCACCGTACGCCAGTTGCTGATCCACACCTCCGGTTTCCCGGCCGAGATCCCGCTCTGGCGGCTGTACGACGATGTGCCGGCACGCGTCCAGGGCGCGTTGGCCGCAGAACTGGTCGTCGAGCCCGGAACCGCCTACTGCTACAGCGATCTGAACCTGATCACTCTCGGCGTGATGGCGCATCGCCTCACCGGGCGACCGCTGGATGAACTGGTCCGGACCGGCATCACCGAACCGTTGTCCATGATCAACACGGGATACAACCCCAACTTGTTACTGCGGCCGCAGATCGCCGCCACCGAGTACGAGCGCGTACCCGATCGTGGTGTGGTCTGGGGCGAGGTGCACGACGAGAACGCCTGGTCGCTGGGCGGAGTGGCCGGGCACGCCGGTGTCTTCTCCACTGCCGCCGACCTCGGCAAGCTCGCGGAGTGCATGATCAACCGGACCGCGTACGACGGCGGGCGACTGCTCGACGAGGAGTTGTATGCGGAGATGATCACCAACCAGACGCCGGAATTCGGCGATCATGATCATGGTCTCGGGTTCGAGATCAATCAGCCCTGGTACATGGGCCGGCTGGCCTCACTGCACACGATCGGACACACCGGCTACACCGGTACGTCGCTGGTGATCGACCTCGACCGAGCCGCGTACGCGATCCTGCTCACCAACCGCGTCCATCCCAGCCGCACCTGGGGCAAGATCAACCACGCCCGCGTGATCGCCGCCGACGGCCTGGCCCAGCTCGTCGGGCGATCCTGA
- a CDS encoding glycoside hydrolase family 3 protein yields MTDVSQQPVISDLLAGMSLPDKLGQLIFHLVYGSAADQADDRNRALFGVDTPADVVAKYRLGGVIYFAWAGNTENPQQIGRLSNGLQAASEIGLIIGTDQETGRVARMGPPATQFPGAMALAAAHDLDLTREAYQITGRELAAVGVNADFAPVADVNVNQANPVIGVRSFGSEPDVVGEQVVAAIAGLQRDAGMIAAAKHFPGHGDTGTDSHHGLPTITHSMIDWESIDALPFREAVSAGVEMIMTGHLSFPALDPSGDPATLSRPILTGLLREYLGYTGVIITDSLRMQGVRELYDDGEVAVRAIEAGVDVLLEPADPERAVSALTDAVASGRLTEQRIDESVVRVLQLKQRRGILQPAPTVPAKITAEVGSQESHARAAEITARTLTLIRDDDQLFPLKRGSVCLLGADAVAIGRLAAALKDDGLEVSELVTGQRPDRDLINAARRLARAASQTVIVTSSGWRERWQRTLVRSVREIAPQVSMVAITEPYDAGLVTAGGTMLLSYSATPVALDAVADVLLGRRQPTGRLPVAVGENPDHPLFPFGAGIVPN; encoded by the coding sequence ATGACTGATGTCTCACAGCAGCCCGTGATTTCAGACCTGCTGGCCGGGATGAGCCTGCCGGACAAGCTCGGCCAGTTGATCTTCCATCTGGTCTACGGTTCGGCGGCCGATCAGGCCGACGACCGCAATCGAGCGTTGTTCGGCGTGGACACGCCGGCCGACGTGGTGGCCAAGTATCGGCTCGGCGGGGTGATCTACTTCGCCTGGGCCGGCAACACCGAGAATCCGCAGCAGATCGGACGACTCAGCAACGGCTTGCAGGCCGCCTCCGAGATCGGCTTGATCATCGGCACCGATCAGGAGACCGGGCGGGTGGCGCGGATGGGTCCGCCGGCCACGCAATTCCCCGGGGCGATGGCGCTGGCCGCGGCTCATGATCTTGACCTGACCCGGGAGGCATATCAGATCACCGGCCGGGAGCTGGCTGCCGTCGGTGTGAACGCCGACTTTGCGCCGGTTGCCGACGTCAACGTCAATCAGGCCAATCCGGTGATCGGCGTTCGGTCCTTCGGCAGTGAGCCCGACGTGGTTGGCGAACAGGTGGTCGCAGCGATTGCCGGCCTGCAGCGTGACGCGGGCATGATCGCTGCCGCCAAGCACTTCCCGGGTCATGGTGACACCGGCACCGACAGCCATCACGGGCTGCCGACGATCACCCACTCCATGATCGATTGGGAGTCGATCGACGCGCTGCCGTTCCGGGAGGCGGTCAGTGCCGGGGTGGAGATGATCATGACCGGGCATCTGTCGTTCCCGGCGCTCGACCCGTCCGGTGACCCGGCCACGCTGAGCCGGCCGATCCTGACCGGGCTGTTGCGGGAGTATCTCGGCTACACCGGGGTGATCATCACCGATTCGCTGCGGATGCAGGGCGTTCGCGAGTTGTACGACGACGGCGAGGTCGCGGTGCGCGCGATCGAGGCCGGCGTCGACGTGCTGCTCGAACCCGCGGATCCGGAACGTGCGGTGTCGGCACTGACGGATGCCGTGGCGAGCGGTCGGCTCACCGAGCAGCGGATCGACGAGAGTGTCGTACGCGTCCTGCAACTCAAGCAACGGCGTGGAATTCTGCAACCGGCGCCGACCGTACCGGCCAAGATCACCGCCGAGGTCGGCAGTCAGGAGTCGCACGCGCGCGCAGCCGAGATCACCGCCCGGACCCTCACTCTGATCCGTGACGATGATCAACTCTTCCCCCTGAAGCGCGGCTCGGTCTGCCTGCTCGGCGCCGACGCCGTCGCGATCGGCCGGCTGGCCGCGGCATTGAAGGACGACGGCCTGGAGGTTTCCGAACTCGTCACCGGGCAGCGGCCGGATCGGGATCTGATCAACGCAGCCCGACGGCTGGCTCGGGCAGCTTCGCAGACGGTGATCGTCACCTCGTCCGGTTGGCGGGAACGCTGGCAGCGCACCCTGGTGCGCAGCGTGCGGGAGATCGCGCCGCAGGTCAGCATGGTCGCGATCACCGAGCCGTACGATGCCGGACTGGTGACCGCCGGCGGCACCATGCTGCTCAGCTACTCGGCCACTCCGGTCGCGCTCGATGCGGTCGCCGACGTGCTGCTCGGCCGCCGGCAACCGACCGGCCGACTCCCGGTTGCGGTCGGCGAGAATCCCGACCATCCGCTGTTCCCGTTCGGCGCCGGTATCGTCCCCAACTAG
- the dapC gene encoding succinyldiaminopimelate transaminase — protein sequence MTNPLAAALADYPWDALASAQQRAAEHPDGIVDLSIGTPVDDTPAIAQEALAAAGNSPGYPTVVGPPALRASIAGYLGRRGATVEPGACLATIGSKEFVGWLPTQLALQPDDLIIIPATAYPTYAVGAKVAGCRVIATDDLDSVRDEHPKLVWLNSPSNPTGRILSPDQLKAWVDWARERGAVVASDECYLDFAWDAPALSVLHPDICGGDHTGLLAVHSLSKIANLAGYRAAFVAGDPTIVAELTLIRRHVGMMVSRPVQQAMIALLGTDDHVRVQQERYRRRRELLRPALEQAGFRIDHSEGSLYLWATQGPLDQSAGIGDDCWKSVDRLADLGILVGPGAFYGTAGDDHVRVSLTASDERIEAAVHRLAADQ from the coding sequence GTGACCAACCCGCTGGCCGCAGCCCTTGCCGATTATCCCTGGGATGCGCTCGCGTCCGCCCAGCAAAGGGCGGCCGAGCATCCGGACGGGATCGTCGATCTGTCCATCGGTACGCCGGTGGACGACACTCCGGCGATCGCGCAGGAGGCATTGGCTGCAGCCGGCAACAGTCCGGGCTACCCGACGGTGGTCGGTCCGCCCGCGCTGCGTGCGTCGATCGCCGGTTATCTGGGCCGGCGCGGCGCGACGGTCGAGCCGGGGGCTTGCCTGGCCACCATCGGCAGCAAGGAGTTCGTCGGTTGGTTGCCGACCCAGCTGGCCCTGCAGCCCGATGACCTGATCATCATCCCGGCCACCGCCTATCCGACCTACGCGGTCGGAGCCAAGGTGGCCGGTTGCCGGGTGATCGCGACCGACGATCTGGATTCGGTACGCGACGAACATCCCAAGCTGGTCTGGCTGAACTCGCCGTCCAATCCGACCGGCCGGATCCTCAGCCCCGACCAGCTCAAGGCCTGGGTGGACTGGGCCCGCGAACGGGGCGCCGTGGTCGCCTCCGACGAGTGCTATCTGGACTTCGCCTGGGACGCGCCGGCGCTGTCGGTGCTGCATCCCGACATCTGCGGCGGCGATCACACCGGCCTGCTCGCGGTGCATTCGCTGTCCAAGATCGCCAACCTGGCCGGCTATCGGGCCGCCTTCGTGGCCGGCGATCCGACCATCGTCGCCGAGCTGACCTTGATCAGGCGCCACGTCGGCATGATGGTGTCCCGGCCGGTGCAGCAGGCGATGATCGCACTGCTCGGCACCGATGATCATGTACGCGTCCAGCAGGAGCGCTACCGCCGCCGGCGCGAGCTACTGCGACCGGCACTGGAACAGGCGGGTTTCCGGATCGATCACTCCGAGGGTTCGCTGTATCTGTGGGCAACTCAGGGCCCCCTTGATCAGAGCGCGGGCATCGGCGACGACTGCTGGAAGTCGGTCGACCGGCTGGCCGATCTCGGCATCCTGGTCGGGCCGGGTGCCTTCTACGGGACGGCCGGTGATGATCACGTACGGGTTTCGCTGACCGCATCCGATGAACGGATCGAGGCGGCCGTACATCGGCTGGCTGCCGACCAGTAA
- the fdxA gene encoding ferredoxin, which yields MTYVIAQPCVDLKDLACVEECPVDCIYEGKRMLYIHPDECVDCGACEPVCPVEAIFYEDDTPEEWKDYYDANVKFFDDLGSPGGAAKLGPIDKDHPMIAALPPQEHDE from the coding sequence GTGACGTACGTCATCGCGCAGCCGTGTGTCGATCTGAAGGATCTGGCGTGCGTCGAGGAATGTCCGGTGGACTGCATCTATGAAGGCAAGCGGATGCTCTACATCCACCCCGATGAGTGCGTCGACTGCGGTGCGTGTGAGCCGGTCTGCCCGGTCGAGGCGATCTTCTACGAGGACGACACGCCGGAGGAGTGGAAGGACTACTACGACGCCAACGTCAAGTTCTTCGACGATCTCGGTTCGCCGGGCGGCGCCGCCAAGCTGGGTCCGATCGACAAGGACCACCCGATGATCGCCGCGCTGCCCCCGCAGGAGCACGACGAGTGA
- a CDS encoding GNAT family N-acetyltransferase: protein MDQTPPRAIGADALSAMVPPLGIDDRVTIRYRLTDGSATDVVGWVVGLDDDQVRVQPPAPDGRPQPALVDRDRIILAKRVPPVPGGRPVSRTTAEELERIAMQGWIDESAPLLPGHHGWTLRFGNGFTGRANSCLAVGDPGLPYPEASKLIIEQYQAAGLPPWVQVITDSVPDRRLVDLGWQPTYVPTTVMTGTLGAVVGDHRRTDRVQVAEQLTEDWWQGYLQYRPIPDHETARRILINNPPVGLASVHHDGRLVALGRGQITADWLGIAGLWTDPAFRRQGLATMIIRELAHWAARRGARYGYLQVAQENAGAIAAYSRLGFVRHHDYRYLAPAPV from the coding sequence ATGGACCAGACACCGCCCCGCGCGATCGGAGCCGACGCGCTGTCCGCAATGGTGCCACCGCTGGGGATCGACGACCGGGTGACCATTCGCTACCGCCTCACCGACGGTTCGGCGACCGACGTGGTGGGCTGGGTGGTCGGGCTCGACGACGACCAGGTACGAGTACAGCCGCCCGCCCCGGACGGTCGTCCACAGCCGGCGCTGGTGGATCGCGATCGGATCATCCTGGCCAAGCGCGTGCCACCGGTCCCCGGCGGTCGTCCGGTGAGCAGGACGACGGCCGAGGAACTGGAACGGATCGCGATGCAGGGCTGGATCGACGAGTCCGCACCCCTGCTGCCCGGGCATCACGGATGGACGCTGCGCTTCGGCAACGGCTTCACCGGACGGGCCAATTCCTGTTTGGCAGTAGGCGATCCGGGACTTCCCTATCCCGAGGCGTCGAAGTTGATCATCGAGCAGTACCAGGCCGCGGGGCTGCCGCCGTGGGTGCAGGTGATCACCGACTCGGTGCCGGACCGCCGACTTGTTGATCTTGGTTGGCAGCCGACCTACGTGCCGACCACGGTGATGACGGGCACGCTCGGCGCGGTGGTCGGTGATCATCGGCGCACCGACCGAGTGCAGGTCGCCGAGCAGCTCACCGAGGACTGGTGGCAGGGCTATCTGCAGTACCGGCCGATTCCCGATCATGAAACCGCGCGCCGGATCTTGATCAACAATCCACCGGTCGGACTGGCATCGGTGCACCACGACGGCCGGCTGGTCGCGCTGGGACGTGGCCAGATCACCGCCGACTGGCTCGGCATCGCCGGCCTGTGGACCGATCCGGCGTTCCGTCGTCAAGGCCTGGCGACCATGATCATCCGCGAGCTCGCGCACTGGGCAGCCCGGCGCGGCGCCCGCTACGGCTATCTGCAGGTGGCCCAGGAGAACGCCGGCGCCATTGCTGCCTACTCGCGGCTCGGCTTCGTACGCCATCACGATTACCGCTACCTCGCACCGGCGCCGGTCTAA
- a CDS encoding type II toxin-antitoxin system Phd/YefM family antitoxin encodes MTATEASRSFAALLDDAERGETTIVTRGGRRVATIGPAPSGNGRGVAELLSAGLVDDEFAGDVAAARESVELQDPQWLAG; translated from the coding sequence ATGACAGCAACCGAGGCCAGTCGATCGTTCGCCGCGCTGCTCGACGACGCGGAGCGCGGTGAAACCACCATCGTGACCCGTGGCGGGCGACGGGTAGCAACGATTGGTCCGGCACCGTCCGGAAACGGTCGAGGCGTTGCCGAATTGCTGTCGGCCGGCTTGGTTGACGATGAATTCGCCGGCGATGTCGCAGCTGCGCGCGAGTCGGTCGAACTCCAGGATCCGCAATGGCTCGCCGGCTGA
- a CDS encoding PIN domain-containing protein, with translation MARRLILDTGILINSERGGPPLQEVIEDDDDLVIAAITVAELRTGIELASDAHRANRSEFLVRVLETLPIQSYDLAAAEVHGRLLAHVHRAGAKRGAHDLIIAATAVATNRIVLTRDRQARFGELPGVECITID, from the coding sequence ATGGCTCGCCGGCTGATCCTCGACACCGGAATCCTGATCAACTCCGAACGCGGCGGCCCCCCACTGCAGGAGGTCATCGAGGACGACGACGATCTGGTGATCGCTGCGATCACGGTCGCCGAACTCCGCACCGGAATCGAACTCGCCTCCGACGCGCATCGCGCCAATCGCAGCGAGTTCCTGGTCCGGGTACTGGAAACCCTGCCGATCCAGTCGTACGACCTTGCTGCGGCCGAAGTGCATGGCCGCCTGCTCGCCCATGTCCACCGGGCCGGGGCCAAACGTGGCGCCCATGACTTGATCATCGCCGCCACGGCGGTCGCCACCAACCGCATCGTGCTGACCCGAGATCGGCAGGCGCGCTTCGGAGAATTGCCCGGCGTCGAGTGCATCACGATCGACTGA
- a CDS encoding VanW family protein — protein sequence MTGEKSAPPARSRAKVVGLGAGAVVVLAFGLYLIGYLMTGDKTARNASVAGIPIGGMSRTDAVEQLQQALGPRATEPIAVTIDNRSAEVDPADAGVGVDYQATVDRVGIGRSLDPRRIWAGLTGGHEVDPVIATDNAKLKAAVDGLADDHDRKPKDAKIKINDSDQPKINSTKMITGLSLDRAAAARAIPDGLLAEEPVALPVRTSQPQITDDEVAKLIKDRVQPALSGPVTVTADSSQAEITPAMIAKAIEIDQTHGRPTATLNARTLHQKAKSALATFDTKKATDATIKIKNGKPTVVEGKPGTGISADELATAVDAAMTKTGSERTAAVQTTEVEPEFNTADAHKLGVEEVTGEFTTHYPYAEYRNVNIGRAAELINGTLLKPGETFSLNKVVGERTRANGFTEGSIITGGRFKQELGGGVSQSATTTYNAMFFAGLEDIQHQPHTLYIDRYPAGREATVAWPTLDLKFRNNTDYGVLVQAKLKKAEPGGQGSLTVRMWSTKTYDKIESTEPVKSNFTTGRDLTDDSATCVATAPVQGFDVSYSRLFYRDGNQVKKEDFAWTYHPTDRRTCV from the coding sequence ATGACGGGGGAGAAGTCCGCGCCACCGGCGCGGAGCAGGGCCAAGGTCGTCGGACTCGGTGCCGGCGCGGTGGTGGTGCTCGCCTTCGGGCTCTATCTGATCGGCTACCTGATGACCGGCGACAAGACCGCGCGGAATGCTTCGGTGGCAGGGATCCCGATCGGCGGCATGAGCCGGACCGACGCGGTCGAGCAGCTGCAGCAGGCGCTCGGACCGAGGGCCACGGAACCGATCGCGGTCACGATCGACAACCGCAGTGCCGAGGTCGATCCGGCCGATGCAGGTGTCGGCGTCGACTACCAGGCGACCGTCGACCGGGTCGGCATCGGCCGGAGCCTCGATCCGCGCCGGATCTGGGCCGGGCTGACCGGTGGGCACGAGGTCGATCCGGTGATCGCGACCGACAACGCGAAGCTGAAGGCTGCGGTCGACGGGCTGGCCGACGACCATGATCGCAAGCCGAAGGACGCGAAGATCAAGATCAACGACTCCGATCAGCCGAAGATCAACAGTACGAAGATGATCACCGGACTGTCGTTGGACCGTGCCGCGGCGGCACGGGCGATCCCGGACGGTCTGCTCGCCGAAGAGCCGGTGGCGCTGCCGGTCCGGACATCGCAGCCGCAGATCACCGACGACGAGGTGGCGAAGTTGATCAAGGACCGGGTGCAGCCGGCGTTGTCCGGCCCAGTCACGGTGACCGCCGACAGCAGCCAGGCCGAGATCACGCCGGCGATGATCGCCAAAGCGATCGAGATCGACCAGACCCACGGCAGACCAACCGCAACGCTCAACGCCAGAACGCTTCACCAGAAAGCGAAATCGGCACTGGCGACGTTCGACACCAAGAAGGCGACTGACGCCACGATCAAGATCAAGAACGGCAAGCCGACCGTGGTCGAGGGCAAGCCGGGCACCGGGATCTCGGCCGACGAGCTGGCCACGGCCGTCGACGCGGCCATGACCAAGACTGGCAGCGAGCGGACGGCAGCGGTCCAGACCACCGAGGTCGAGCCGGAGTTCAACACGGCCGACGCGCACAAGCTCGGCGTCGAGGAAGTGACCGGCGAATTCACCACCCACTACCCGTACGCCGAATACCGCAACGTCAACATCGGCCGGGCCGCCGAGTTGATCAACGGCACCTTGCTGAAGCCGGGGGAGACCTTCAGTCTGAACAAGGTGGTCGGCGAACGAACCCGGGCGAACGGCTTCACCGAGGGCAGCATCATCACCGGCGGCCGATTCAAGCAGGAGTTGGGCGGCGGCGTCTCGCAGAGCGCGACCACCACCTACAACGCGATGTTCTTCGCCGGCCTCGAGGACATTCAGCACCAGCCGCACACGCTCTACATCGACCGCTACCCGGCGGGCCGGGAGGCCACAGTCGCCTGGCCGACGCTGGACCTGAAGTTCCGCAACAACACCGACTACGGCGTGTTGGTGCAGGCCAAACTGAAGAAGGCCGAGCCGGGCGGTCAGGGTTCCCTGACCGTGCGGATGTGGTCGACCAAGACCTACGACAAGATCGAATCGACCGAACCGGTGAAGTCGAACTTCACCACCGGCCGCGACCTCACCGACGACAGCGCGACTTGTGTCGCGACCGCGCCGGTGCAGGGATTCGACGTCAGCTATTCGCGGCTGTTCTACCGCGACGGCAACCAGGTGAAGAAGGAAGACTTCGCCTGGACCTACCACCCCACCGATCGCCGCACTTGCGTCTGA
- the mshB gene encoding N-acetyl-1-D-myo-inositol-2-amino-2-deoxy-alpha-D-glucopyranoside deacetylase produces MTSELPDRRLMLVHAHPDDESIGTGITMAKYVAEGAGVTLVTCTLGEEGEVLVPDLVHLGAEEEDRLGPHRITELHNAMAALGVTDYVRLGGDYRFRDSGMKWEGHLAVPRDALRDGIFWTTDLLTSANELVPLIRDRKPQVLVTYDEVGAYGHPDHIQAHRVAMYAYLLAGVPTYRPDLGEPWTVRRVLWTANSETRMREGIRALRAAGDTTTWEGVDPDVAGSLPMTVPDESIVAEVRGPEYVDRKIAALRAYPTQIAQDSWFFTATETIEDFWAAEHFRLAAGEPFPDSDKWADDLFVGL; encoded by the coding sequence GTGACTTCTGAGCTTCCCGACCGGCGCCTGATGCTGGTCCACGCCCATCCCGACGACGAATCCATCGGCACCGGCATCACCATGGCGAAGTACGTCGCCGAGGGTGCCGGCGTGACGCTGGTGACCTGCACCCTCGGCGAGGAGGGCGAGGTGCTGGTGCCCGACCTCGTACATCTCGGCGCCGAGGAAGAGGATCGGCTCGGCCCGCACCGGATCACCGAACTGCACAACGCGATGGCCGCGCTCGGCGTCACCGACTACGTCCGGCTCGGCGGCGACTACCGCTTCCGGGACTCCGGGATGAAGTGGGAGGGGCACCTTGCGGTGCCGCGGGACGCGCTGCGGGACGGGATCTTCTGGACCACCGACCTGCTCACCTCGGCCAACGAACTGGTGCCGCTGATCCGCGATCGCAAGCCGCAGGTGCTGGTCACCTACGACGAGGTCGGCGCCTACGGCCATCCCGACCACATCCAGGCCCACCGGGTGGCGATGTACGCCTATCTGCTGGCCGGGGTGCCGACCTACCGCCCCGATCTCGGCGAGCCGTGGACGGTCCGCCGGGTGCTCTGGACCGCCAACAGCGAGACCCGGATGCGTGAAGGCATTCGGGCGTTGCGGGCGGCCGGCGACACCACCACCTGGGAGGGCGTCGATCCCGATGTGGCCGGCTCACTGCCGATGACGGTGCCGGACGAGTCGATCGTCGCCGAGGTTCGCGGACCGGAGTACGTCGACCGCAAGATCGCCGCGCTGCGCGCCTACCCGACCCAGATCGCCCAGGACAGCTGGTTCTTCACCGCCACCGAAACGATCGAGGACTTCTGGGCCGCCGAGCACTTCCGGCTCGCGGCCGGAGAACCGTTCCCCGATTCCGACAAGTGGGCCGACGACCTGTTCGTCGGGCTCTGA